Proteins from a single region of Vicia villosa cultivar HV-30 ecotype Madison, WI unplaced genomic scaffold, Vvil1.0 ctg.001429F_1_1, whole genome shotgun sequence:
- the LOC131635113 gene encoding uncharacterized protein LOC131635113, with amino-acid sequence MSRPPILISELKPDQKFWKIAIRVIDVWDGDQIHVVTRSRDFELWKKTLQEMQTYIVYNGETMINEMHMKVCDNKYKVFFNRATTVTAVDVLDIPEHSFNFKSFSDFLSGEFIVDRLYDIIGVVQHVARTQVAGAGKKACVNLTLGAEMDVTLWEGYASQFMNYKAESGHVFLILTHAWCQVSSSNGKLNISNAWSGSKLLLNHDHPHVEEFKTKFLDFNQEQTATHTFSLNSCSQGAVDDMAFSFTKDVISIADMTTLTEETYCNTVGKTMRFRANPFGWFYELCPTCNKTNSSPGNPFRCKCSDNNSVPITKYKIEIEVEHDSKTVNFVFWDKECIPFVGMSAHALRQLMKKTNEDHPLIYPEHLDHLLGKDFDFRAKY; translated from the exons ATGTCTAGACCACCTATTTTGATTTCCGAATTGAAACCTGATCAAAAATTTTGGAAGATAGCAATTCGTGTTATCGATGTATGGGAC GGGGATCAGATCCATGTTGTAACCCGCTCCCGTGATTTTGAGCTTTGGAAGAAGACTTTACAGGAAATGCAAACCTATATAGTCTATAATGGTGAAACTATGATCAATGAAATGCATATGAAAGTTTGTGATAACAAATACAAGGTGTTTTTTAATCGTGCGACAACTGTCACTGCCGTTGACGTACTAGACATTCCAGAACATAGCTTTAACTTCAAGTCATTTTCTGACTTCTTGAGTGGAGAGTTCATCGTTGATCGCCTTTACG ACATAATAGGCGTTGTGCAACATGTTGCTAGGACACAAGTTGCAGGTGCTGGGAAAAAAGCCTGCGTGAACCTCACTTT AGGGGCTGAGATGGATGTTACTCTATGGGAAGGTTATGCTAGCCAGTTTATGAATTACAAGGCTGAAAGTGGACATGTGTTTCTCATCCTCACTCATGCTTGGTGCCAAGTGAGCTCAT CAAATGGGAAGCTTAACATTTCCAATGCCTGGAGTGGATCTAAACTGCTACTAAATCATGACCATCCACATGTTGAGGAATTTAAAACAAA ATTTCTGGATTTTAATCAAGAACAAACTGCTACCCATACATTTTCTCTGAATTCATGTTCACAAGGAGCAGTTGACGACATGGCTTTTTCATTCACCAAGGATGTCATCAGCATTGCTGACATGACAACTCTTACTGAG GAAACCTATTGCAATACTGTTGGGAAGACTATGAGGTTCAGGGCGAACCCATTCGGATGGTTTTATGAGTTGTGTCCAACATGTAACAAAACCAATTCATCTCCCGGTAACCCATTCCGGTGCAAATGCTCTGATAATAACTCAGTTCCAATCACTAA GTATAAAATCGAGATCGAGGTGGAACACGATTCCAAGACCGTGAATTTTGTCTTTTGGGACAAGGAATGCATCCCTTTTGTTGGAATGTCTGCTCATGCTCTGAGACAGCTCATGAAAAAG ACAAATGAGGATCACCCATTGATTTATCCCGAACACCTGGACCATTTGTTGGGCAAAGATTTTGATTTTCGCGCTAAGTACTAG